One genomic segment of Nitrospira sp. includes these proteins:
- a CDS encoding type II toxin-antitoxin system VapC family toxin codes for MPYYYFDSTALVKRYSRERGSRIVNSLMTKRDKTILIGGPTITEFYAVFAQKTREGQLTRDDWYTVLFKFEAESLRGVYHFAIPTSETFTSTKELLFQYPHLHTPQAVHLMLAQEFKSLRLTIVSTDRQILELCKPLGMNAINPEDE; via the coding sequence ATGCCGTATTATTATTTTGACTCCACAGCGTTGGTGAAACGCTACAGCCGTGAACGCGGATCCCGCATCGTCAACAGCCTGATGACGAAGCGGGACAAGACCATCCTCATCGGCGGCCCGACGATCACCGAGTTCTATGCGGTGTTCGCGCAAAAGACTCGCGAGGGACAACTCACGCGCGACGATTGGTATACGGTCCTGTTCAAATTCGAAGCGGAGTCCCTGCGCGGCGTCTATCACTTTGCTATTCCAACCAGCGAGACCTTTACCAGCACCAAGGAACTGTTGTTCCAGTATCCGCACCTGCACACGCCACAGGCCGTCCATCTCATGCTGGCACAGGAATTTAAATCGCTACGGCTCACGATAGTCAGTACGGATCGCCAGATACTGGAACTCTGTAAGCCGCTGGGCATGAACGCCATCAATCCTGAAGACGAGTGA